The Clostridia bacterium genome window below encodes:
- a CDS encoding TetR/AcrR family transcriptional regulator yields MPKHDSGEDQVTAAAPQLRSSSEKYQRILDAAVAVFAEKGFHSSRVADIADRAGVADGTVYLYFKNKEEILMMAINTAFDAFVSFARTELAKIASPSEKLRRLAFLHLNALGSNRNLAVVFQMELRQSARFLAPFSHQHMVEYFDLVRSAIRDGQQTGLFRADLNEKIVANCFFGAVDEMVTSWVLAEHEYALAGAAESVANVILVGLEK; encoded by the coding sequence ATGCCCAAACACGATTCCGGCGAAGATCAGGTCACGGCCGCTGCTCCGCAATTGCGGAGCAGCTCCGAAAAATACCAGCGCATTCTTGACGCTGCCGTCGCCGTTTTCGCGGAGAAGGGCTTCCACTCCTCTCGCGTAGCAGACATAGCTGACCGCGCGGGGGTCGCCGATGGCACCGTCTATCTCTACTTCAAAAATAAAGAAGAGATTCTGATGATGGCCATCAACACCGCGTTTGATGCCTTCGTCAGCTTCGCCCGCACTGAGTTGGCGAAGATCGCGTCGCCGTCCGAAAAGCTGCGACGCCTCGCCTTCCTGCACCTTAACGCCCTCGGTTCCAACCGCAATCTTGCCGTCGTCTTCCAGATGGAGCTTCGCCAGAGCGCTCGATTCCTGGCGCCCTTCTCCCATCAGCACATGGTGGAGTACTTCGACCTCGTACGCTCGGCCATCCGCGACGGCCAGCAAACAGGGCTATTCCGGGCCGACCTCAATGAAAAGATCGTGGCCAACTGCTTCTTCGGTGCGGTGGACGAAATGGTTACGTCTTGGGTGCTTGCCGAACACGAATATGCTCTGGCCGGTGCTGCCGAATCGG